The DNA segment gtcaatattttatagtttttaccATGCCTCATCGAATACTATACAATATCATCCAACATCCAGCAAGTAGTACCAATGTCCGCACTAGAAATAGACAGGTCGTCAGTTGAACAAATCCGTGGGAAAACTGTTGACTTCGGCCTGTTCCAATACTGGGTTGCCATCGATCGTGTATGATATTCTTATTCTTAGACGGAGCGGAGtctaaaaaagataaataaagttaaaattggTACATGTGGAAATTTCCCATataccaaatatattttggaagTTCTCAGGAAAGCTTCACCAATACTATAATACTGACCTTAGAAGGATTAGTGACTTTTAGAAGTTGGGTGATCTCTCCTTGTGGCATGAGTACGCTTCCCGATGGAGACATCATGTCCAGGCGGAATgtctaaaacaattttttttaacatcttAAATTGGtttgaattgaaaataatacaggAAGAGATATATAATGTCATTATAAATGAACGCCATTATAACACGGTACTCTTACAACGCATTTTCATATTACGCGGGAATTTCACACGTTATATATCAGTACTGTGACATTTCGTCCATAaggtttttcttaataattaaatgccGTTTAACGAGAACAATTGAACGTGAATAATTTGTACATAACACGTCTTATGGGGTTCCCAGTTTCCCATAACGCGGAACCAATCTACCGTGTTATAGGCGGGATTACTGTATTACAACTTCTAACTACTAGAAAATTACGCACTTATACACTATATTCAAAAacagtattatattatgtatatattatttctaaatcaTAGTACTTAAGTATATGTTTTCACCAAATTGTAtcgaattatataaaaagttttgaacCCGAGGCCTGCGACCACACAAGAGATACGTACTCTGGGCACGGCTGCTTGAAAGAGGAACTCGCTCATAGCGGTGTCAGCAGTGGAATGCGCCTTCATAGTGATAGTAGCCGTCTCTCCTCCGCGTTGAACGTGCAGTTCTACTTTGAGCCCATTACGGTCTAGAGCTGTTACTATGGTATCTGAAAAAAGAAGTCTTATAAGCTGCCAACGAAATGTCCAACGAAATGGAATGCGCGGTACAAGGGAGGTGAAAGGGGCAGAGATGGTCCGTGCCTGTTCAGACTTAACGCCTGCGCAAATATTACGTCGAAACACCATCACGGGAACATTGGCGTCACCCGTCAGACGCTTGAAGATTCTTCATACAAATCTGTCTACTCATGTCACTTGACGTACGATCATTGTACAATTCACATCCTTTTttgaattacattaatttattaagtacctgggcatttaatttacacaacaACTTTTAACAGTGCCTTATATGCAACGAACTAGATCAACGCATCTTGTTTACAttcctttttaatttgaaatgttttttttttatagaactgggcaaacgggcaggagactcacctgatgttaagtgatacttcCGCTCCTGGACACTCagtgccagagggctcgcgagtgcgttgccggccttttaagaattggtacgcccttttcttgaaggttATCGTTTTATCGGCAATTCAAATATTGCAGATGCCGATATATCAGTATCGGTATCGGATGCGTCACTACATGGGTACGACtcctataatatttgaatttaaaaaaaaatcgctttGATGGGCGCAAAATCATTTGCTTccttaaaaatttatgaaacagGTGTagccatataaaaattcaaataatatttcttttaacacaaatcttaaattaatatcataacGATTCTGGCAACGCAATATACAATTGAACATAGACAATAAGATTGTAATGAGAACaaagacattaaaataaaacataccaGGCGCTTGCATCTGTGTTATTGGGGCTGGCGATGTGAATAGGCCGTCAAGTAGGGGCGAAACATTGTTGTTTGCTACGCTCATAGGCGTGGTGATAGGGGCGCCCATTACACCCATGGGCGCTTGAGCGGGCGCTGTTAGGTCCAGACCGCTTAGGAGATCGAGGATATCCTGAAAATTTACGAAATGTTATAGTATTTGATAATTTCTTCGTTCGGAAATTATTCTAAAATGAATCAGTTTtttttggcaatttttttaaaacatttgcgATGGCTTATTTACATTTCGTGGTTCTTatctattattactaaaaaaatcacacaatagttaaaaataaataaaaatatgcttcaattaataaatattatataaataatatacatatatttttttaaatctttataacATAGTGATAAAAGAAAGTTTAACCAACTACAAACACCTGTCAACATTATTAACCTTTTTCTATAGAACAGAGTACCAAAAGGGCAGCACgatcatctgatgttaagttatagcCGCATGgccactctcaatgccagagagctcttgagagtgcgttgccggccttttacgaattgtacattattttcttattttattaatgtcctATTGAACCGACTCAGATGAAACTATTTCCATAAGTTGGAATATTCAATACATCTTACTGACACATACGAAAAACAGATCAATACCAACAAACATATAGGCGATACTGAGTAGGCCGTCGTCCGTGGACACTCATATTGCCGAAAGGCtctcaagtgcgttgccgtccTATAAagctacgctcttttcttgaaggaccctcagTCGAATATTGTTTGATTAATGTcagttaaaagaaaaacatcttACATTAGTAGTATTATTGTTAGCGGCAGGTGGTGCGTGTTCAACATCTCCATTGGACAATGGCTCCGAACCGATTATAAGATCCAACAGCgcgtcctgaaaaaaaaactttatatgtaGGCACGTATTAGACTAAATTgacataaaatactttaccgggatttatgtaacctaacattagttaagttatatatatattagttaacaATTAGAAGTACTACACAATCAACTTGGCACCTGTGTGGAATGTGCTTATTAAGGTGTACTtgcaacaaagtgttaataaataaatataaattaggtattgtaaaaaaatatgttacgcGCGCGCATcctttgtgtttttttaaactaaaattatatttgttttattaacctATATAGAACTGTTACCAAAAATTACATTCAACCCCCTTATTGATAAACGTTGATATTGTAAAAAGTCAATAGATACCTACTATCGGGGCCTTAAAGAATACTTGAATTTTTGTGCAGTTAGTAATCACTATGACGTCATCACAGCGAGCCTAGTTAACTTCTGCGTGTAGTACAAACTAAAAGTCAACAATCATTtattacttgaaactggcatatagtcaaaactattgccattatatttaaaaaaaccaatCATTTATCACTTGTAGCCAACAAGTAAAGGTCCGTTTTGGTAGTAATAAATATGGcccatatttattagtaatcttagGGAGTAGTAGTAGGAAGTAATACGTAacgtcaagaatctccaaaaaagGAAAGCCGCGCGTTCAAGACTGATATGGTTTTGTTagtaaagttatattatgttcTTACATATCATGAAATTGATGTTTTGCcttactggccactttgagcTCTTCggttaggaattccaaattaaattttttacagctatttacttGAGCATTTGTTTCAGCAGTAGCAGGTGAGCAGTAGCTTcgttttagaaatatttgcaagattcataaaaacttctatgtattttttagtaaaaacttcGGGGTTGGTTTCttctttttaatagacattGTTTTGACAGTTGGAGAGAACGCACGAGTGCgggaaagttaaaaaaaagcacGAGTGTGTAATAGCCCACATCCCGAACGCTATACGTCCCTGCAATACGCCACTTTTGAGCAACcgtataaatagtatatttcattacaaatGCGGAAAGCCTGTCATTGCAGAGTTTCGACAAAttgacatattaaaaaaaaaagaaaaaacaagtTGCAATGACGGCTCCGCACGTGTACTGAACAACTAACATTTCGCTTTCTAAActgaacaattatttatttattatttattaacacttcgttacattacaatattaaaaaatttaacatgattaaatcaaaaggagggcagcaactggcggccttatcgctttcgagcgatctcttccaggcaaccactgtgagtacaggaaaaaaaatgtattaaattacataagatattattaattattatttataatattaaaaatgatatatgtTACATAGGGGAGGGGAAGggaacataaaataaaggGGGCTTAGATAACCGAaggagggggggggggtcctgGGCACTGTTCCGGGAGGTCCGACAAGCAACATAGGAATATCTATATCTATACACGCTTTAGAAGCGAAATTAatcgaaataactaataccTGATCGGGTTGCGTAGTGTGCGCTGGCGCAGCTGGTTCGATTTCTGTGTCGCTGTCGTCTCTCTCACCCGTGCTGACCACTTCCATGGCTGGCATCCTCTCTAGGAGCGCAGGTCGCAGGTTCGCATATTGTCTGAAACatacaattacatataaacaatCTACTTAATAAATACCATTATATATGTGGGAGCAATGGCGCTGGTATCGgctgtcatttttattacaattcaataacatcaaagtcaaattattaTAGTGTGGGGagtaacatatattttgttgaataaagtttacaataattattcagTAGAACAGTGTGGGCCTAGTGGCTCCAGCAGACTCCTTTCCCTGAGGTTTTGCCTcgtcgacggcatgtgtcagacacaggaggctgatcatctacttgcctatcagattgacaaattatcatgaaatcTAGGtcgagaaataaatatttctaaaatattatttagaaagaaaacaattttctaaccggattaaagctatcgGTATtagtataaacttataattattttacataattttaaatttaaaatttaccgacgtttcgcgtgctttacacgCGCATGCGTGCGTGGTCGCGGTGACctaagacaaaaggtgttaaatgtcaaaagtatcacagctgtggAGAACgttgtgttatttatttccccggagttggtatcgactaaaagatgacgggtttttaaaataattaataataatacaaatagctttaatccggttaaaaaagtgtttcctTTCAATGTGTTAAAGCTATGTTAcccaaagacaatattatttaggTTAAATATTCTTACCTAAACAGCTGCGACAGTTCAACACCACGTTGTTGCAGCTCTATGTGAATATGGGAGCCGAATGTATCAACGATGACGCGTAttttactgaaaaaaaaaagtttgttatttttaatactgttgTTTGACCGAATGAtgttttggatttttttatgtaataagaggcaaacgggcaggagactcaGCTTATTTTAGGTGACACCGGacggctcgcaagtgcgttgctggcctttttagaattggtacgctctttggtaggttataaataaaattaaataaactgcaatgttgttaataataataatggattGTAGGATTTGGAGATAAAAGATGGACGTTAAAGATATGAAAAGGACCAAGAGGAAGAGAAAGAAAGCCGTGATAAGAAGAGATATTTGGAAAAAGGAGTACCCGTGAAGGAGAAGGATGAATATTAGgataagaagaaaaaaatgtatgaaatatatataaaaaattaagctttttttatagctatttctttttgtaatgattggaaattaaacaggatttattatcattattattaaaagagtttttgttattttcattacACACCATCTATGAATTCTTTTAAGTTCGGGTTCTATATCTAGAACAGCAGTCGTAATTTCTACGAGCCGtaaatattagaataaaaaccGGGCGTCATAGTTTGAGAAccgttaaaaatacaatattcgcgagttattatcaaaaataaagtgaaaaccaaagacaattacAACTTACTCTTGGCTGGGTTGTGTGGTGAATCGAGTTGACAGCTTGGCCAAAGATAACAGAAGGAACTCCTTCGTGGTGATCGACAGTTGCGTGGACCATAACAACTTCTGGTATATATCGATCACGTACTCTTCCGACGGACGGACAAATTCATctggaaattattataaacattacatttaagAGGATAGAATAGAGTGTGTTAATAGCTTATTTTCATTATCGGCCAGTTGagtaaatcctttttttactGTTGTCGAAATTCTTAAGAGttccatataaattaatttataccaTTCATAACATATTAGCAATTTttctgattaaaaataaatttagcgTACGAGCCAAGGCACATTTTGCTCACTGAGGCTTTCTTAgtcccgagagcatagccagacgtattTCAACTGTTACCTTGCATTCATTCGTATATAggaattaacattttattatttcgcttatattatatatatattttttaatttataacactaCTTCCCTGCCAGTGTCTAGGGATTTTTTACCtcatattttttccaaaataaaaacaacatacattttattgtcttttgttaacatagctgtTACACATAaggaaaaacactttttgaacggattgaaactatgtattattattaaaaacttataattatttacataattctaaattttaatttttttccggaTTTTCGCGCAATAAGTtaggcaataaatacagataacacaactttctctgcagctgtgatacttttgaaatttaacaccttttgtcttcagtcacgcacgctgaaaagcacgcgatacgtcggaaaaaaattaaaatttagaattatgttatttacataattctaaatttataattacataattataagtttttaataataatacatagcttcaatccgttcaaaaagtgtttttcttaacatagctttcaccgtgaccacgtaCGCTGctcacgcgaaacgtcggaaaaaaattaaaattatgtaaataattgtaagtttataataataatacatagcttcaatccgtttaaaaagtgttttcttaacatacattttattaatttcgcttatatatattgtacgcgagtggttaatatagagtgaCACTAAAAGCCTCCTGTCCTAAATGTCCTGTCCACTGATATAGActatatatacagttattttgATGACTTTATACtttagaatataaatacataccaATTCCATCATCATCGACCATGGATATGGCGTTGCTTGCTTCCGACACCAACATGTCTCCGTACTCTCCTATCGTCCAAGCAGCCACCTGTAAGTGgacattcaaataaatatttttatcaatatttatataaattacactcATATAgggaatataaataaaaaatcagacAAACAGTTTCGGctttacagatttttttatcgaaacttttaaatatgaattttgtttCTTATACCATATTGAAGCtacaacaaatataattaagaaaatatgttcgatataaaaaatgcataaaaataactataggTCCttcatacaataaaaaaacactatttaaATGTAgagaaaaataagtttttttaaatcccaTTCTAACTGACATTGTACCCATATTTAAGGTctttgcaataaaaataataataattaaaaaaaacatacataacagaaaaaaatattcacacaTGAAAAAAATCAGAGACAATACAGACCATTAATTGaaactataaacaaaatttaattggtATAAAAAAGCAAGAAAACAGTtactgtaaattttaatacatatatataattctaatgtACGCGTGTATGCCACTGTACTGCTCTTGAACGGCTTGACcgatatgaattattttttttgtatggcGCCCTGGATGGTTGAAATTCACAAAgcggcagatggcgctgcagtcggtataaataaatcttctgCGCATGTGTTCGTAATTAAACTAAGCGGCTGAACAGATTAGGATGAATTTTATTGTGTGTACAAATGGAGTGGAGAATGATTTACTAGATATTTTGTTTCTACGACGCGTGTACAGGAAAGCGCTAGATCcgctagtattatataaaaaaacttaaaaaccaTATGAACCCCTCTCCAAAAATACCTGTATAATCGGCTGTTTTTCAGTAGAATCACCACAAACAGCTGATCTTTCCAAAGAGATCCACAATCGCTGAGACGCATACGCTTGCCTCTCACCGGGAGCAGacgatattatttgtatcgtgtTCGATACTGTATCATCTCGAAGGTAATTCCCAGCCTGTAATAATTGCAAATTTCAAGTTAGTTAACACGAAGTTTCGTTAAAGAGAGAGCGCTATAAACTTGAAGCAAACTTATCTTCAATAGTACATATAACGACCGTACTGTTTTCACATTAACATGGTAACCATGGCAACCAATACTTAGACTACGCTTCGTCTATAACCTTTGCTTTGAATTTGGAAGGACAGttttcatagaaaaaaaacaatgtcttttttgtttctgtttcTGTGTTTAATCtgtgttttttctaatatgcaAGAACATTATCAGCCTTTTGTTCttaacacacgccgtcaacctTTTGCGTCTAAGGgaggtttcctcgcgatgttttcttcaccgtacaagcgtgtaaatgcacacatatttaacaaaaatccaTTGATGAGCCGTGATACGAACGCACAATTTCAGGGTTGAGACAAAGAAAAGGTGATGGAAGACGTAAACTTCGTACTACACGCTGTATTCGTCAATAATACAAACACGCATCACATTGGATCGGTCCACGGAGAATGGAACATCAGCAGCGAAACATGAGGTATGTGAAATTCTTCCTCTCTTGCTGTTATTCTTTCAATAATCGTCCATAGCAGTGAGGATTCGCTTCTCCCGTGTGTCAACCATCAGTCCACACTCTCGCTTTAGTTATACCGtgctaaataattataagaatttCTCTCCCATAACGCCATATTGAGATGGGTTGTGTATATTTCCAATTCTTTCGATCTAAGGACGTGGTTGCCCCGCCACACCAACTACTATACTTTAATGATCACatacaaaaatgaataatGTTTTTCAAGAAAGCATGTCGCATTTTTATTTCGAAACTGTTACAAACgaaatttttactaaatatagtTATCAATGCCATTTTGTCCAAATCGTCAAAATTTTCAGAAGGAATTTGATAAGTCTATTTAATTCCCCAGTATTTTGGTAGAAGGCgctaaattttaaagttactaaactgaaatttaaaacaaaattattagcGAAACCGTTACTACACAAGTGGTCACCTAGCATTAAGGGAATTgacttaaaagtttataaaaaagcgTAACTATTTGTTTAGCTACGGCAAATTTTgacattaatgtaaattattttatatataattgataaagtgtgtttttttagtttagtcatagtttatttttatacgaaatTAATGCTAGGgcaataacattttttgtttaactcACCTGTggataaatatctttaaaataaattataatagtcCTTATATTAgctagaattttattttgaatatagtaATTTTCGTTCGCattgttttcaaattaataatacataattgaaGAATTAATGATTTCAAAAGTGTGACTATGAAAATTAAAGTtcctataaatatgtaatcatagaaaatattaaattatataactgcACACCTTAAAAATAAGCCGACAATTTAACAAGTAAtctcaaaaatatatctaataagttgcttacttttttataaagagaTAAATAATGATGCAAAAATCGTAAAGTCTTTCTCATgtaaaatttagtatttttgtttaataacagTTTCGAAATCAAGGTGCCATGTGTACTCGAAAAGCTCAACATCCACGAAGAATTTATTCTAACGTACCTTCAATAGGACCTGGAACAGCGTATCCAAATGCCACTTGCTGGACGGCGCATATCTCTCGGCGGCCAGAACCATTGCACTGGAGCAATGCGCTTTGAACTCAGCATCAGACCTCTCCAGGAAGAGGAGCAGCTCCTTCATCATAACACGGATGTTCTGACTGTTGATTAGGGCGAACGAGAGCTCCATCGCGCGACGACGAATGGACACATCTGGATcctacatattttaacatttattagatatatatatatatatatatatatatatatatatatatctaatatatataattctcatgtcacaatgttcgtccCCATACCCCTCCGAAACAGCTACATCGattcttatgattttttatgcatattcagtaagtctgagaatcggctactatctatcttttaaacccctaagtgataaggagTGCTCATcccaaaaaaaattttttttggataacatttttttttaaattttattatgtggcattaaaaaatacataaaacccTGAATATTCACCcctctattttttattataatagatgattatttttattgaactaaaaaatgtgtcatggcaaaacaacgtttgccgggttagctagtatatttatatataaacctccagacctcagatttctgtatctgtttcgttatTTCTAATAGTAATTAGGTGATCAGGCGTCTGTGTGTGACACAGGCCGTCGACTttatgggtctaaggcaaaccgaTTTCtccacaatgttttccttcaccgtacgagctaGTAAATGGGCACATAGACAGCGGATCAAACCTTCAAACACTGCTCATTATACATAACAGGTAACAAACCTATAGACAacttaaatagaatataataatagaaaatatatgacatataGACTATATTTACTTCTagctatttcataaaaaaaacaggaaagttaaaaaaaaattgaggtCAAATTTCACAAAGTAACTAAGTctgtaagtatatatatatctgttttttttatatatttttgctttattgACGTAAGAAACTTCTTATGAAAATCATAGATAGAAAAGTAGTTGTTTTAAGTCAATAAAGAGAGTTCTTAGTTTCTTCATTCCTTGGAAATACATTCCAAATATACagttgtataaattaatacgaCTTTACAGTAATTCAGTTTTAGTAGAAAAGTCGGAAATTAGACTTTGCCATGTGGCCTAAAGCAATCTTTAGAGACCCGACTTTCAATTCGTAGGAATATAATCAAAATCTGTTCAGCAGCTTAATTGGTATATCTTACAAATGCTTCGTCAAGATTCAGATGTAAAATTCACTACTGAAGTTTTTCCGAAACAATTCCACTAAAAGGCTTGCAACGCACTTCTATCAATCCATCCATGGCCGGCTCACTTCAGATGAACTACTGCCTGTTGGACCTTGTTCTAAAATACTAACCTTCAAACACTCCAATATAGTTGTTCTGTGCCGTTGAACCGCTGACGTATCAACGTGGACCGTCCTCAGTAGTGTATTGAGCGCCACATATCGTATATTCTTGTCATTATTAAGAAGGAAACgccctaaaatatttatggccAGCACACGCAAGCTACTCTCAGACTTAATGTCCATGATGGAGAGTACTGTTTCGTATAATATTGTGTTGCCAACGTTCTTGCTCGTTTCAGTATTCGTGGCGACTTGGGCAAGAATATCGTTCATCGCTTCAGAAGCTTCAGCATCGTTTTTGCCTAGTATTCGCAGCAGGCGGAGAATTTTCACCTGGAAattttgtctatatttttatatgttctcAAGTTTGGTCAAAATTTTCGTAAcacgtataataataatcttttattcaTCCACATCTTATTGacatacatttaacaaaaaaagataTAGTAGATAGATCAGACATAAGAGATAGATCTCTGGCCGGGAGGAGGCCTCCTCAAGGCCTAAACAAAGCTTATTAGTAGCTCCATATTGTTAATTGCATGCTTAAAGAAGggaattaagaatatttttaccttCGCTTGCGAATATGGAACCGAAATGAAAATCGAAATATCAAATCGCTTGTCAACAGCATCTTTAGACAACAACCAGATATcaagatgttttttttctaacgaGGACCGgccttcatttgtttttattttcattttttaatatatttaagtaattgacttatgttttcttttcttatatttcgtttataaatttaatcagttttggctttgtatattgtctaagtgttttcttttacaataCGGATATATATAGCtgtaagattatatatttgatgaaTAAATGGtcttcataaaaatatcaagatCTGTGGCAGTATATTGACGTAACACCGCTGTCAACCAAATTAGCTTTTCGCACTCTAGCAGCTCATCCCTCCTTAACATAAACTCTAGAATAATGCCTTACCTGAAGGAATGGGTCGGAAACACCGCTAACATCATGCTCCGGTGAATAACCAGCAAGTATGAGGTTCTTCAATATTCGCACCAGGTTCGGCACAatctataaatgtttttgattAATGCCtgataaaactaaaagtattGCTCACAAATACAGAAAGCCATTTACATCGACAGGCATACTAAATACTGGTTGAAAGAAAGAATTCAAAATACCGGGTCTGAGTGAGTTCCAAGGGctaaacaaaaatactattaaccaataaaataaaatccctGATCTGATTAA comes from the Pieris brassicae chromosome 4, ilPieBrab1.1, whole genome shotgun sequence genome and includes:
- the LOC123708408 gene encoding AP-1 complex subunit gamma-1 isoform X2 is translated as MAYPMYEVDWSVLPPDQNRRFNPAFNIATIKQVVNEAIERVAPVSVRMQTPTRLRDLIRQIRAARTAAEERSVVNKECAYIRSTFREEDSVWRCRNIAKLLYIHMLGYPAHFGQLECLKLIASPRFTDKRVGYLGAMLLLDERQDVHLLITNCLKNDLNSNTQFVVGLALCTLGAIASPEMARDLASEVERLIKSPNAYIKKKAALCAFRIIRRVPDLMEMFLPATRSLLTEKNHGVLITGVTLITEMCENSPDTLNHFKKESGQREIVPNLVRILKNLILAGYSPEHDVSGVSDPFLQVKILRLLRILGKNDAEASEAMNDILAQVATNTETSKNVGNTILYETVLSIMDIKSESSLRVLAINILGRFLLNNDKNIRYVALNTLLRTVHVDTSAVQRHRTTILECLKDPDVSIRRRAMELSFALINSQNIRVMMKELLLFLERSDAEFKAHCSSAMVLAAERYAPSSKWHLDTLFQVLLKAGNYLRDDTVSNTIQIISSAPGERQAYASQRLWISLERSAVCGDSTEKQPIIQVAAWTIGEYGDMLVSEASNAISMVDDDGIDEFVRPSEEYVIDIYQKLLWSTQLSITTKEFLLLSLAKLSTRFTTQPSQDKIRVIVDTFGSHIHIELQQRGVELSQLFRQYANLRPALLERMPAMEVVSTGERDDSDTEIEPAAPAHTTQPDQDALLDLIIGSEPLSNGDVEHAPPAANNNTTNDILDLLSGLDLTAPAQAPMGVMGAPITTPMSVANNNVSPLLDGLFTSPAPITQMQAPDTIVTALDRNGLKVELHVQRGGETATITMKAHSTADTAMSEFLFQAAVPRTFRLDMMSPSGSVLMPQGEITQLLKVTNPSKTPLRLRIRISYTIDGNPVLEQAEVNSFPTDLFN
- the LOC123708408 gene encoding AP-1 complex subunit gamma-1 isoform X6; amino-acid sequence: MAYPMYEVDWSVLPPDQNRRFNPAFNIATIKQVVNEAIERVAPVSVRMQTPTRLRDLIRQIRAARTAAEERSVVNKECAYIRSTFREEDSVWRCRNIAKLLYIHMLGYPAHFGQLECLKLIASPRFTDKRVGYLGAMLLLDERQDVHLLITNCLKNDLNSNTQFVVGLALCTLGAIASPEMARDLASEVERLIKSPNAYIKKKAALCAFRIIRRVPDLMEMFLPATRSLLTEKNHGVLITGVTLITEMCENSPDTLNHFKKIVPNLVRILKNLILAGYSPEHDVSGVSDPFLQVKILRLLRILGKNDAEASEAMNDILAQVATNTETSKNVGNTILYETVLSIMDIKSESSLRVLAINILGRFLLNNDKNIRYVALNTLLRTVHVDTSAVQRHRTTILECLKDPDVSIRRRAMELSFALINSQNIRVMMKELLLFLERSDAEFKAHCSSAMVLAAERYAPSSKWHLDTLFQVLLKAGNYLRDDTVSNTIQIISSAPGERQAYASQRLWISLERSAVCGDSTEKQPIIQVAAWTIGEYGDMLVSEASNAISMVDDDGIDEFVRPSEEYVIDIYQKLLWSTQLSITTKEFLLLSLAKLSTRFTTQPSQDKIRVIVDTFGSHIHIELQQRGVELSQLFRQYANLRPALLERMPAMEVVSTGERDDSDTEIEPAAPAHTTQPDQDALLDLIIGSEPLSNGDVEHAPPAANNNTTNDILDLLSGLDLTAPAQAPMGVMGAPITTPMSVANNNVSPLLDGLFTSPAPITQMQAPDTIVTALDRNGLKVELHVQRGGETATITMKAHSTADTAMSEFLFQAAVPRTFRLDMMSPSGSVLMPQGEITQLLKVTNPSKTPLRLRIRISYTIDGNPVLEQAEVNSFPTDLFN
- the LOC123708408 gene encoding AP-1 complex subunit gamma-1 isoform X1 — encoded protein: MAYPMYEVDWSVLPPDQNRRFNPAFNIATIKQVVNEAIERVAPVSVRMQTPTRLRDLIRQIRAARTAAEERSVVNKECAYIRSTFREEDSVWSRCRNIAKLLYIHMLGYPAHFGQLECLKLIASPRFTDKRVGYLGAMLLLDERQDVHLLITNCLKNDLNSNTQFVVGLALCTLGAIASPEMARDLASEVERLIKSPNAYIKKKAALCAFRIIRRVPDLMEMFLPATRSLLTEKNHGVLITGVTLITEMCENSPDTLNHFKKESGQREIVPNLVRILKNLILAGYSPEHDVSGVSDPFLQVKILRLLRILGKNDAEASEAMNDILAQVATNTETSKNVGNTILYETVLSIMDIKSESSLRVLAINILGRFLLNNDKNIRYVALNTLLRTVHVDTSAVQRHRTTILECLKDPDVSIRRRAMELSFALINSQNIRVMMKELLLFLERSDAEFKAHCSSAMVLAAERYAPSSKWHLDTLFQVLLKAGNYLRDDTVSNTIQIISSAPGERQAYASQRLWISLERSAVCGDSTEKQPIIQVAAWTIGEYGDMLVSEASNAISMVDDDGIDEFVRPSEEYVIDIYQKLLWSTQLSITTKEFLLLSLAKLSTRFTTQPSQDKIRVIVDTFGSHIHIELQQRGVELSQLFRQYANLRPALLERMPAMEVVSTGERDDSDTEIEPAAPAHTTQPDQDALLDLIIGSEPLSNGDVEHAPPAANNNTTNDILDLLSGLDLTAPAQAPMGVMGAPITTPMSVANNNVSPLLDGLFTSPAPITQMQAPDTIVTALDRNGLKVELHVQRGGETATITMKAHSTADTAMSEFLFQAAVPRTFRLDMMSPSGSVLMPQGEITQLLKVTNPSKTPLRLRIRISYTIDGNPVLEQAEVNSFPTDLFN